The following DNA comes from Vannielia litorea.
AGGCAAGACCCGACGAAAGAGAGACACACACATGGCCAACTCGCCCCAGTCCAAGAAACGCGCCCGCCAGAACGAAGCCCGCTTTGCCGTGAACAAGGCCCGCCGTTCGCGGATTCGGACCTACCTGCGCAAGGTCGAGGAAGCGATCGCCTCCGGTGACAAGGACGCGGCCACCGCTGCCCTTCGTGCCGCCCAGCCCGAGCTGATGCGTGGCGTGACCAAAGGCGTCTACCACAAGAACACCGCTGCGCGGAAAATGTCGC
Coding sequences within:
- the rpsT gene encoding 30S ribosomal protein S20, with translation MANSPQSKKRARQNEARFAVNKARRSRIRTYLRKVEEAIASGDKDAATAALRAAQPELMRGVTKGVYHKNTAARKMSRLTSRVKAIGA